A window of Staphylococcus sp. 17KM0847 contains these coding sequences:
- a CDS encoding M20 family metallopeptidase, which yields MITVQQQILDYIDNNRLCYLDMSHQIHERPEIGNEELFASRLLIDHLKEQGFKVERDIAGHATGFIATYESVRPGPKIGYLAEYDALPGLGHACGHNIIGTASVLAGVALKQVIDEIGGTVIVYGCPAEEGGENGSAKASYVKEGIIDDVDVALMVHPGNETYPTIHTLAVDVLDIKFYGRSAHASENAYEARNALDAMLSFFNGIAQLRQHIQQSERVHGVILDGGKAANIIPDFTHARFYTRATTRKALDILTERVHDVAKGAALQTGCTYEFGPIQNGVNEFIKSPLLDELFERYATELGEEVSHDDFGFGSTDTGNVSHVVPTIHPHVKIGPRSLVGHTHRFREAAASPMGDKALIKGAKIIALMGAKLIQDTVHLEAIQQEHQLLKEKLL from the coding sequence GTGATTACAGTCCAACAACAAATTTTAGATTATATAGATAATAATAGACTATGTTATTTAGATATGAGTCATCAAATACATGAGCGCCCTGAAATAGGGAATGAAGAGTTATTTGCATCGCGCTTACTTATTGATCATTTGAAAGAACAAGGCTTCAAAGTAGAGCGTGATATTGCAGGACATGCGACAGGTTTTATTGCGACATATGAATCTGTACGGCCTGGACCTAAAATCGGTTATTTAGCAGAATATGATGCACTTCCCGGATTAGGTCATGCATGTGGTCATAATATCATTGGTACAGCAAGCGTATTAGCAGGTGTAGCTTTAAAGCAAGTCATAGATGAAATTGGGGGTACGGTTATCGTTTACGGTTGCCCAGCAGAAGAGGGCGGAGAGAATGGTTCAGCTAAGGCATCATATGTCAAAGAAGGTATTATAGATGATGTGGATGTAGCATTAATGGTACATCCGGGGAACGAAACGTATCCAACAATTCATACATTGGCTGTGGATGTTTTGGATATTAAATTTTATGGGCGTAGTGCACATGCATCAGAAAATGCTTATGAAGCGCGTAATGCACTAGATGCAATGTTGAGTTTTTTCAATGGCATAGCGCAATTGCGCCAACATATTCAACAATCAGAACGCGTACATGGTGTGATATTGGATGGGGGTAAGGCAGCGAACATTATTCCAGACTTCACACATGCACGCTTTTATACACGAGCAACGACGCGTAAAGCTTTAGATATTTTGACAGAGAGAGTTCATGATGTGGCTAAAGGTGCCGCACTGCAAACCGGTTGTACGTATGAGTTTGGTCCGATACAAAATGGTGTTAATGAATTTATAAAATCTCCACTGTTGGATGAATTGTTCGAGCGTTATGCTACAGAATTAGGAGAAGAAGTGAGTCATGATGACTTTGGTTTTGGTTCAACAGATACAGGTAACGTCAGTCATGTTGTGCCGACAATTCATCCCCACGTTAAAATTGGACCGAGGAGTTTAGTAGGGCATACACATCGTTTTAGAGAAGCAGCAGCAAGCCCTATGGGAGATAAAGCACTCATCAAAGGAGCGAAGATTATTGCGTTAATGGGTGCAAAACTCATACAAGACACTGTACATCTTGAGGCGATACAACAAGAGCATCAATTATTGAAGGAGAAATTATTATGA
- a CDS encoding S-ribosylhomocysteine lyase — protein sequence MPKMNVESFNLDHTKVVAPYIRLAGKMKGVNGDEIYKYDIRFKQPNQEHMDMPGLHSLEHLMAENIRNHTDKVVDLSPMGCQTGFYVSFINHDDYTDVLNIVEKTIHDVLNATEVPACNEIQCGWAASHSLEGAKAIAQDFLNKRTQWHDIFGEG from the coding sequence ATGCCAAAAATGAATGTTGAAAGCTTTAATTTAGATCATACAAAAGTCGTTGCACCTTATATTCGTTTAGCAGGTAAAATGAAAGGGGTAAATGGAGACGAAATTTATAAATATGATATTCGTTTCAAACAACCTAATCAAGAACATATGGATATGCCTGGACTGCACTCTCTTGAACATCTTATGGCAGAAAATATACGTAATCATACAGATAAAGTGGTGGATTTAAGTCCTATGGGATGTCAAACAGGATTTTACGTATCATTCATCAATCATGATGATTATACAGATGTTCTCAATATTGTTGAAAAAACAATTCATGATGTCCTCAACGCAACAGAAGTCCCTGCCTGCAATGAAATACAATGTGGATGGGCTGCTTCCCACTCATTAGAAGGCGCAAAAGCCATCGCTCAAGATTTTCTTAATAAACGTACACAATGGCACGACATCTTTGGTGAAGGTTAA